The proteins below are encoded in one region of Paramisgurnus dabryanus chromosome 2, PD_genome_1.1, whole genome shotgun sequence:
- the rplp2b gene encoding ribosomal protein, large P2 b gives MRYVAAYLLAALGGKESPSTGDIKKILDSVGIEAEGTRMDKVVAELNGKNVEEVIAQGFSKLASVPSGGAVAVASSAAPAAAAAPAAEEKKEEKKDESEESDDDMGFGLFD, from the exons ATGCGTTACGTAGCCGCTTACCTGCTCGCTGCCCTCGGAGGCAAAGAGAGCCCAAGCACAGGTGACATCAAGAAGATCCTGGACAGCGTCGGCATCGAGGCCGAAGGCACTCGCATGGATAAA gTTGTTGCAGAGCTCAATGGCAAAAATGTGGAGGAGGTGATTGCCCAag GCTTCAGCAAACTGGCCAGTGTACCATCAGGTGGCGCTGTTGCCGTTGCCAGTTCTGCTGCACcagctgctgctgctgctccTGCAG CTGAGGAGAAGAAAGAAGAGAAGAAAGATGAGTCTGAAGAATCCGATGATGACATGGGATTTGGACTCTTTGACTAA